CCTAATATGGGATTTAAAACTATTGGTGCTCCAAACATAATAGGTTCATTGATATTAAAAAGACCAGGAGCAAATGAAAGTTTACCTATAGCTTTTAGATGTTGAGATTTACTAAACATCATGGCAATAACAAGCCCTAAAGTTGCACCAGCACCACCAATATATACAAACGAATCAAGAAATCCCCCCGCTAAAATATGAGGAAGCGGAAGATTCTCAGAAAGAGCCCTAATATTAGAATCAAGATTTGTCAGAGTTATGGGATTAAGCAGAGCAACAATAACATTCGTACCATGAAGACCACAAAACCATAAAGTATGAACAACAAAAGCAATCATTAAAGTCCCAACTAAAGTATCGCTAACTCTCAAAACAGGCCTAAACACACTCATAATGATTTCGGGGAAAAGGCTTCCTACTGAGCTTTGAATAGCAATATTAACACTTTGAGCTACAATTGAAAGTACAATAACAGGAACTAAAGCTTCAAAAGATTTTAAAACAGCGGGCGGAACAGAGTCTGGAAGTTTAATTGCCATATTTCTTTGAACTAAAAATTTATAAACTTCAACAGAAAAAATAGCAGAAATAATAGCTGTAAATACCCCTTGAGCACTAAAATATCTTGCATCAATTACAGGAAACCATGAATTAGGTTGAATTCCCCATTTAGCAGTATCACCACCATAAGGTATCCAATCCGATTGCCCAGCTAAAATTAAAAACGTATAAAGAGATAAAAATCCTCCTGTAATCCCACTAAGTTTGTAATGATTAGATAAGTTGTAACCAATACCGAAAACAACAAATATAGACATAATCCCCATGCTTACATAAAATGGCTGAACAAGATTTCCTTTATATTTAGCCATTAAATCCACATACCATTGTTGATATAATAATGTTTGAGAATCTGTAAGGGGTAAATTAACTAAAAGTAAAATAAAAGAACCAACTATCAAAAAGGGCATAGAAAAGGTAAAACCATCTCTTAAAGCAATTAAATACTTATTTGAACCAATTTTACTAGCAATAGGAACTAAAGTAGTTTCAATAAAATCCTGAAAACTCATGAAAACTATCCTCCAATAAAAACTAATTAAAAATTACAATTAACAACTTATTATTAATTAATAATATTATATCAAAATCCTTATAAGGTTTATTTAAAATAAAATTATTTATTTTAAATAAATCTTATAATATAATATATTATAAGATTTATTTAAAAAGTATTAATTATTTATCAAATAAAAGGAGTATACATTATATATGAATAAAAAGATATACAGCATAGAAGAATTAATAGATAAAATAAGCATGCCTGTTGTAGCTTACTCTGGTGAAGCTAAAAGCTTTCTAAGAGAAGCTTTAGAATACGCTAAAAACAAAGACTATGAAAAAGCCGCACTTACTATACAAGAAAGTAAAAATTCTATTGCAAAGGCTCATGAAACACATAGAGAAATAATACAACAATCAGCCACTAATCCAGACTCTGTTAAAACGCCTTTTATTTTAATTCATGCTGAAGATCATTTAATGTCTGCAATTTCAGAATTAAGCATTTTTGAAGAATTAATCAATGTTTACAAAATAATAAATGAAATAAAAAAATAGGAGAAAATATGAACATACTACTTGTATGTGGAGCTGGAATGTCCACAAGTATGCTGGTACAAAGAATTGAAAAATATGCCAAAGCACACAATATAAATGCAAAAATTGAAGCTATTGCTGAAACACGACTTAGTGAAGTTATTGACCGCTTTGATGTTGTTTTGCTTGCACCACAATCTAGATTTAATAAAAACAGACTTGAAGAAATCACAAAACCCAAAGGAATTCCAATAGAAATAATTAACACAATCGATTACGGAACAATGAATGGAGAAAAAGTATTACAACTTGCAATTAATGCACTTAAGAATAAAAGTTCTTTTAAAGAAGGTTAAAATGAAAGAAATTGGAATATCTATATACCCTAATGTAAGCGATAAAAAGAAAATTATTGAATATCTTGAAAAAAGTGCTCATTTTGGATTTACTCAAGTATTTACCTCTTTGCTCTATATTAACGGGAATGAATTTGACGTGTTCAAAGAATTACTCAATGTTGCAAATAAGAATGGAATGAAACCTATTATTGATGTAAGTCCTAAAATTTTCAAAGAACTAGAAATCGATCTTTCAAATCTTAGAAATTGTACAAAACTAGATTATTTTAAAAAACTTGGTGCTTGGGCAATCAGATTAGACAATACATTTACAGGCATTGAAGAATCATTAATGACTTTTAACGATTCTGACCTTAAGATTCAACTTAACATAAGTAATATAAATAAACATATTGACACAATAATGTATTTCAAGCCCAATATAAAAAATTTGCTTGGGTGTCATAATTTTTATCCCCACAAATACACAGGACTTTCAAGAACTTTCTTTAAAGAAACAACAAAAATATTCAAACATTATTCAATTCCAACAGCTGCATTCATTAGCTCTAATAATGCAGAAGAATGTGCACGAGGAAAAGAAAAAGAAGGTGTTCCTACACTAGAATCACATAGATCTAAAGATATAGAAACCCAAGCAAAAGACCTTTTCAAAGAAGGAATAGACACTGTCCTAATTTCTAATTGTTTTCCGAGTGAAACAGAACTAAAAAAAGTATCAAAAATAAACAGAAACGTTTTAGAGCTCAAAGCAGACATAAATCCAAAAGCAACTTCAGTAGAAAAAGAAATAATACTTGAAAATTTAC
The sequence above is a segment of the Borreliella spielmanii genome. Coding sequences within it:
- a CDS encoding PTS lactose/cellobiose transporter subunit IIA, giving the protein MNKKIYSIEELIDKISMPVVAYSGEAKSFLREALEYAKNKDYEKAALTIQESKNSIAKAHETHREIIQQSATNPDSVKTPFILIHAEDHLMSAISELSIFEELINVYKIINEIKK
- a CDS encoding DUF871 domain-containing protein, which gives rise to MKEIGISIYPNVSDKKKIIEYLEKSAHFGFTQVFTSLLYINGNEFDVFKELLNVANKNGMKPIIDVSPKIFKELEIDLSNLRNCTKLDYFKKLGAWAIRLDNTFTGIEESLMTFNDSDLKIQLNISNINKHIDTIMYFKPNIKNLLGCHNFYPHKYTGLSRTFFKETTKIFKHYSIPTAAFISSNNAEECARGKEKEGVPTLESHRSKDIETQAKDLFKEGIDTVLISNCFPSETELKKVSKINRNVLELKADINPKATSVEKEIILENLHFNRGDINSYRIRSTMPRVYYNNKKFPVHSTNEIKKGDILIDSSKYLGYAGELQISLKDTPNNGLTNVVGKI
- the celB gene encoding PTS cellobiose transporter subunit IIC yields the protein MSFQDFIETTLVPIASKIGSNKYLIALRDGFTFSMPFLIVGSFILLLVNLPLTDSQTLLYQQWYVDLMAKYKGNLVQPFYVSMGIMSIFVVFGIGYNLSNHYKLSGITGGFLSLYTFLILAGQSDWIPYGGDTAKWGIQPNSWFPVIDARYFSAQGVFTAIISAIFSVEVYKFLVQRNMAIKLPDSVPPAVLKSFEALVPVIVLSIVAQSVNIAIQSSVGSLFPEIIMSVFRPVLRVSDTLVGTLMIAFVVHTLWFCGLHGTNVIVALLNPITLTNLDSNIRALSENLPLPHILAGGFLDSFVYIGGAGATLGLVIAMMFSKSQHLKAIGKLSFAPGLFNINEPIMFGAPIVLNPILGIPFLLIPMFNIIVAYTLTNFGIIEKVRTLTPWTTPAPIAAFLSTGLDIKSFVLVLLLLIISVFMYLPFIKAYDKVLLLQEKE
- a CDS encoding PTS sugar transporter subunit IIB, which translates into the protein MNILLVCGAGMSTSMLVQRIEKYAKAHNINAKIEAIAETRLSEVIDRFDVVLLAPQSRFNKNRLEEITKPKGIPIEIINTIDYGTMNGEKVLQLAINALKNKSSFKEG